One genomic segment of Danio rerio strain Tuebingen ecotype United States chromosome 11, GRCz12tu, whole genome shotgun sequence includes these proteins:
- the hrh1 gene encoding histamine H1 receptor (The RefSeq protein has 2 substitutions compared to this genomic sequence), which produces MCFLTTLTSCDTLERPMESTTTLTTANSQFKRIDNTTLLIPSAPLHHHINNAVLGIFLGMLSLLTVIMNLLVLFAVRKERTLHTVGNLYIVSLSIADLIVGATVMPLNLVYLLEDQWKLGHVVCQFWLVMDYVASTASIFSLFILCLDRYRSVRHPLQYLKYRTRGRATLLICSAWLLSMTWTIPILGWRMFASVDKKTELENQCDTDFRFVTWFKVLTAILNFYIPSFLMLVFYSQIFIAVRDHYREWENFAGPALKTDATDTLTNGLQLQITKASEKESLALNAYSQNEGLLDQYSLEQPYNSRENTEEMTSEPKRKMCYKKKAIFNLSKRMRKSVPDSEISFQSDDGETVAEGRPSLSLAFLQSENTAQPQTFINVSDCNVLVPNSVGNICESAPTVDIHNYTAVLCTPPSPPSPWAENSPPLDASIALPAKQSWQKLCEQSKQSIHSMRIRKERKAARQLGFIIGVFMVCWIPYFITFMVMALCETCVHHDLHMFTIWLGYINSTLNPFIYPLCNENFKRVFKKIFHMSR; this is translated from the coding sequence ATGTGCTTTCTTTCAACTTTGACATCATGTGACACATTGGAGCGCCCAATGGAGTCGACTACAACACTCACCACTGCCAACAGCCAGTTCAAGAGAATCGACAACACGACTCTCCTGATCCCGTCCGCACCACTACACCATCACATCAACAACGCAGTGCTGGGCATTTTCCTGGGGATGTTGTCTCTCCTCACCGTCATCATGAACCTGCTGGTGTTATTCGCCGTCAGAAAGGAGCGGACGCTGCATACCGTCGGGAATTTGTACATCGTCAGCCTCTCAATAGCGGATCTCATTGTTGGCGCGACCGTGATGCCGCTCAATTTGGTGTATCTTCTGGAGGACCAGTGGAAGCTGGGGCACGTTGTCTGCCAGTTCTGGTTGGTGATGGACTATGTGGCGAGCACGGCTTCGATTTTCAGCTTGTTCATTCTTTGCTTGGATAGATATCGCTCTGTTCGACATCCGTTACAGTATCTGAAATACCGCACACGAGGGCGAGCGACGCTGTTGATCTGCAGTGCATGGCTCCTGTCTATGACCTGGACTATTCCTATATTGGGTTGGCGAATGTTTGCTAGCGTCGATAAGAAGACGGAGTTGGAAAATCAATGCGATACTGATTTTCGCTTTGTGACGTGGTTCAAAGTGCTAACCGCTATACTTAACTTCTACATCCCTTCATTCCTAATGCTGGTGTTTTACTCGCAGATCTTCATCGCAGTGAGAGATCATTACCGAGAGTGGGAGAACTTTGCAGGTCCTGCATTAAAAACAGACGCAACGGATACGCTAACTAACGGACTGCAGCTACAAATAACGAAAGCCTCCGAGAAGGAGAGTTTGGCGTTGAACGCCTATTCTCAAAACGAAGGATTGCTGGATCAATACAGTCTGGAGCAGCCTTACAACTCACGGGAAAACACAGAAGAAATGACCTCTGAGCCAAAGAGGAAGATGTGTTATAAGAAAAAGGCTATTTTTAATCTTTCCAAACGCATGAGGAAAAGCGTACCAGACTCTGAGATTTCCTTTCAAAGCGATGACGGGGAAACGGTTGCAGAAGGGCGGCCATCATTATCACTGGCATTTCTGCAGTCGGAGAATACCGCGCAACCCCAAACGTTTATAAATGTTAGCGACTGTAATGTGCTAGTGCCCAATTCTGTGGGGAACATCTGCGAGAGTGCGCCGACTGTAGATATCCATAATTACACCGCAGTTCTGTGTACGCCACCGTCGCCGCCGTCTCCGTGGGCTGAAAACAGCCCTCCGCTGGACGCTAATATTGCGTTACCTGCGAAGCAATCATGGCAGAAACTCTGCGAACAATCCAAGCAGAGCATTCACAGCATGCGCATCCGCAAGGAGAGGAAAGCGGCGCGCCAGCTGGGCTTTATCATCGGCGTCTTCATGGTTTGCTGGATCCCGTATTTCATCACGTTCATGGTCATGGCTCTGTGCGAAACCTGCGTCCATCACGACCTCCACATGTTCACCATCTGGCTGGGGTACATCAACTCCACGCTCAACCCCTTCATTTACCCGCTCTGCAACGAAAACTTCAAACGAGTGTTCAAGAAGATCTTTCATATGAGTAGATAG
- the hrh1 gene encoding histamine H1 receptor isoform X1 — translation MCFLSTLTSCDTLERPMESTTTLTTANSQFKRIDNTTLLIPSAPLHHHINNAVLGIFLGMLSLLTVIMNLLVLFAVRKERTLHTVGNLYIVSLSIADLIVGATVMPLNLVYLLEDQWKLGHVVCQFWLVMDYVASTASIFSLFILCLDRYRSVRHPLQYLKYRTRGRATLLICSAWLLSMTWTIPILGWRMFASVDKKTELENQCDTDFRFVTWFKVLTAILNFYIPSFLMLVFYSQIFIAVRDHYREWENFAGPALKTDATDTLTNGLQLQITKASEKESLALNAYSQNEGLLDQYSLEQPYNSRENTEEMTSEPKRKMCYKKKAIFNLSKRMRKSVPDSEISFQSDDGETVAEGRPSLSLAFLQSENTAQPQTFINVSDCNVLVPNSVGNICESAPTVDIHNYTAVLCTPPSPPSPWAENSPPLDANIALPAKQSWQKLCEQSKQSIHSMRIRKERKAARQLGFIIGVFMVCWIPYFITFMVMALCETCVHHDLHMFTIWLGYINSTLNPFIYPLCNENFKRVFKKIFHMSR, via the coding sequence ATGTGCTTTCTTTCAACTTTGACATCATGTGACACATTGGAGCGCCCAATGGAGTCGACTACAACACTCACCACTGCCAACAGCCAGTTCAAGAGAATCGACAACACGACTCTCCTGATCCCGTCCGCACCACTACACCATCACATCAACAACGCAGTGCTGGGCATTTTCCTGGGGATGTTGTCTCTCCTCACCGTCATCATGAACCTGCTGGTGTTATTCGCCGTCAGAAAGGAGCGGACGCTGCATACCGTCGGGAATTTGTACATCGTCAGCCTCTCAATAGCGGATCTCATTGTTGGCGCGACCGTGATGCCGCTCAATTTGGTGTATCTTCTGGAGGACCAGTGGAAGCTGGGGCACGTTGTCTGCCAGTTCTGGTTGGTGATGGACTATGTGGCGAGCACGGCTTCGATTTTCAGCTTGTTCATTCTTTGCTTGGATAGATATCGCTCTGTTCGACATCCGTTACAGTATCTGAAATACCGCACACGAGGGCGAGCGACGCTGTTGATCTGCAGTGCATGGCTCCTGTCTATGACCTGGACTATTCCTATATTGGGTTGGCGAATGTTTGCTAGCGTCGATAAGAAGACGGAGTTGGAAAATCAATGCGATACTGATTTTCGCTTTGTGACGTGGTTCAAAGTGCTAACCGCTATACTTAACTTCTACATCCCTTCATTCCTAATGCTGGTGTTTTACTCGCAGATCTTCATCGCAGTGAGAGATCATTACCGAGAGTGGGAGAACTTTGCAGGTCCTGCATTAAAAACAGACGCAACGGATACGCTAACTAACGGACTGCAGCTACAAATAACGAAAGCCTCCGAGAAGGAGAGTTTGGCGTTGAACGCCTATTCTCAAAACGAAGGATTGCTGGATCAATACAGTCTGGAGCAGCCTTACAACTCACGGGAAAACACAGAAGAAATGACCTCTGAGCCAAAGAGGAAGATGTGTTATAAGAAAAAGGCTATTTTTAATCTTTCCAAACGCATGAGGAAAAGCGTACCAGACTCTGAGATTTCCTTTCAAAGCGATGACGGGGAAACGGTTGCAGAAGGGCGGCCATCATTATCACTGGCATTTCTGCAGTCGGAGAATACCGCGCAACCCCAAACGTTTATAAATGTTAGCGACTGTAATGTGCTAGTGCCCAATTCTGTGGGGAACATCTGCGAGAGTGCGCCGACTGTAGATATCCATAATTACACCGCAGTTCTGTGTACGCCACCGTCGCCGCCGTCTCCGTGGGCTGAAAACAGCCCTCCGCTGGACGCTAATATTGCGTTACCTGCGAAGCAATCATGGCAGAAACTCTGCGAACAATCCAAGCAGAGCATTCACAGCATGCGCATCCGCAAGGAGAGGAAAGCGGCGCGCCAGCTGGGCTTTATCATCGGCGTCTTCATGGTTTGCTGGATCCCGTATTTCATCACGTTCATGGTCATGGCTCTGTGCGAAACCTGCGTCCATCACGACCTCCACATGTTCACCATCTGGCTGGGGTACATCAACTCCACGCTCAACCCCTTCATTTACCCGCTCTGCAACGAAAACTTCAAACGAGTGTTCAAGAAGATCTTTCATATGAGTAGATAG